One Leptospira wolbachii serovar Codice str. CDC genomic region harbors:
- a CDS encoding mycofactocin-coupled SDR family oxidoreductase, which translates to MTKEFSNQVVFITGAAHGQGRETALAFAREGAKIAALDVAKPLSYPSYTLGTNEELVSLKKEIESLGSEAILLTADVRNSKEVEVAVTETISKFGRIDVLFNNAGICAYGYSHELTEEAWDSMIDINLKGAWVVGRYVIPQMIKQKSGVIINNSSIAGLRGMNRLSHYAASKWGLTGLSKSWAIELAPYGIRVNSLHPTGVNTPMNDGLAAMEGATPIEIAERSAGNLLPVPWVETEDVANAVLFLSSKKSRYITGSEFVLDAGLLTR; encoded by the coding sequence ATGACTAAAGAATTCTCCAATCAAGTTGTATTCATTACGGGCGCTGCCCACGGACAAGGGAGAGAAACGGCTCTGGCCTTTGCAAGAGAAGGTGCAAAGATTGCTGCCTTAGATGTTGCTAAACCCTTAAGTTATCCTTCATATACTTTGGGTACAAACGAGGAGCTGGTATCTCTAAAAAAGGAAATAGAATCCTTGGGATCAGAAGCCATCCTCCTAACAGCCGATGTGCGAAACTCAAAAGAAGTAGAAGTTGCCGTTACAGAAACGATTTCTAAATTTGGAAGGATTGATGTATTGTTTAATAACGCAGGGATTTGTGCTTATGGTTATTCTCATGAACTCACCGAAGAGGCTTGGGACAGTATGATTGATATCAATTTAAAAGGAGCTTGGGTGGTTGGAAGGTATGTGATTCCCCAAATGATCAAACAAAAATCAGGGGTCATCATCAACAATTCCTCCATTGCCGGCTTACGAGGTATGAACCGTCTCTCTCATTACGCCGCATCTAAATGGGGGCTCACTGGTTTATCCAAGTCCTGGGCCATTGAACTTGCCCCTTACGGGATCCGAGTCAATTCCCTTCATCCTACAGGAGTCAATACTCCCATGAACGATGGTTTGGCGGCTATGGAAGGTGCCACTCCCATAGAGATTGCTGAGAGGTCTGCCGGGAACCTACTGCCCGTTCCTTGGGTCGAAACAGAAGATGTGGCCAACGCAGTTCTTTTTCTGTCCTCTAAAAAAAGTCGCTACATCACAGGTTCAGAATTTGTATTAGATGCCGGGTTACTGACCAGGTAA
- a CDS encoding prolipoprotein diacylglyceryl transferase produces the protein MLDRIPIPNPFGWEGLSTFSLLMMLAFLVGSYLLPKELERKKLDPSHSDWLIFLGILGTLVGAKIFFIFEIWDQVFIDVPGYDGKYTYPLTHWNGFPGHPGLWSSLFSGGGLVFFGGLLFGWLFITLYFRHHKLDIGAYYDAVIPAISMGYAIGRLGCFVSGDGCYGFATDVRIPFFVFDFHGAHPSGVPVWNTPVMESIMAFGYFAYFQFWARYQNFRKWSIGAQFLIIHGFARLIIEFLRVNKAVIPFIDPPTLVNIPDANGNPTFLTGYYWHGFSQSQYISIALILFGVYLMISKKLWLKEKTNV, from the coding sequence ATGTTAGATCGAATTCCGATTCCGAATCCCTTTGGCTGGGAGGGTTTATCCACTTTCAGCCTTCTCATGATGTTGGCCTTTCTTGTCGGTTCTTACCTCCTCCCAAAAGAGTTGGAACGAAAGAAGTTGGATCCGAGCCACTCGGATTGGTTGATTTTTCTTGGGATTTTAGGCACCTTGGTGGGCGCCAAAATTTTCTTTATCTTCGAAATTTGGGACCAAGTGTTTATTGATGTTCCAGGATACGACGGGAAATACACATATCCCCTTACCCATTGGAATGGATTTCCTGGACATCCAGGACTTTGGTCTTCTCTATTTAGCGGGGGTGGTCTTGTATTTTTTGGAGGTCTTCTCTTTGGATGGCTTTTCATCACTCTATACTTTCGTCATCACAAACTAGACATTGGTGCCTATTACGATGCAGTCATTCCTGCCATTAGTATGGGTTATGCGATCGGAAGACTTGGATGTTTTGTGAGTGGGGACGGTTGTTACGGTTTTGCCACCGATGTAAGGATTCCTTTTTTCGTATTTGATTTTCATGGAGCTCATCCGTCCGGCGTTCCCGTTTGGAACACACCGGTGATGGAATCCATTATGGCCTTTGGCTATTTTGCTTATTTTCAATTTTGGGCAAGATACCAAAACTTTCGTAAATGGAGTATTGGAGCGCAGTTTCTCATCATCCATGGATTTGCAAGGCTCATTATCGAGTTTTTACGTGTGAATAAAGCGGTAATTCCATTTATCGATCCACCCACTTTAGTCAACATTCCTGATGCCAACGGAAACCCAACATTTCTTACCGGTTATTACTGGCATGGTTTTTCACAGTCACAATATATTTCTATTGCACTCATCCTCTTTGGCGTGTATCTTATGATTTCCAAAAAACTATGGTTAAAGGAGAAAACAAACGTATGA
- a CDS encoding crotonase/enoyl-CoA hydratase family protein has translation MNPSPFFEIEKRKNVAILWLNRPEKRNAMNWPFWRDLPDMVDQINADPQIHCFVIAAKGKSFSTGLDLEEFFQEFKSVFQGEFADGREKLYQLILTMQKGINAIYNSKKPSIALVQKHCIGGGLDLVSACDIRYASKDASFSLRESKVAIVADMGSLQRLPHLIGNAHTRELALTGKDISAEEALEMGLVTKVTEDFDSLLQAGLKTAEEIAENPTIVIRGVKQVLNHGIGKTIDEGLDYVAVWNASMLDSKDFRSAIGGFMERKRPVFNPETRVD, from the coding sequence ATGAACCCTTCTCCATTTTTTGAAATCGAAAAAAGAAAAAACGTAGCCATCCTTTGGTTAAATCGTCCCGAAAAACGGAATGCCATGAATTGGCCTTTTTGGCGTGACCTGCCGGATATGGTGGATCAAATTAATGCCGACCCACAAATTCATTGTTTTGTGATTGCAGCCAAAGGAAAATCTTTCTCTACGGGACTTGATTTGGAAGAGTTCTTTCAAGAATTCAAATCAGTTTTCCAAGGAGAATTTGCAGACGGTAGAGAAAAACTTTACCAGCTCATTCTTACTATGCAAAAAGGAATCAACGCCATCTACAATTCAAAAAAGCCATCCATTGCTCTAGTGCAAAAACACTGTATTGGTGGTGGACTGGATTTAGTATCCGCATGTGATATTCGTTATGCGTCAAAGGATGCTAGTTTTTCTCTCAGAGAATCCAAAGTAGCTATTGTTGCCGATATGGGATCTTTACAAAGACTACCGCATTTGATTGGCAATGCTCACACAAGAGAATTGGCTTTGACCGGAAAAGACATCAGTGCAGAGGAAGCTCTTGAAATGGGACTTGTGACAAAAGTCACAGAAGACTTTGATTCTCTACTCCAAGCTGGATTAAAAACCGCAGAAGAAATTGCAGAGAACCCAACCATTGTGATCCGTGGAGTCAAACAAGTATTAAACCATGGAATTGGAAAAACCATCGACGAGGGATTAGACTATGTAGCCGTTTGGAATGCGAGTATGCTTGATTCCAAAGACTTTCGTTCGGCCATTGGTGGGTTTATGGAAAGAAAACGACCTGTTTTCAATCCAGAAACCCGGGTAGACTAA
- a CDS encoding tetratricopeptide repeat protein gives MSSFFSLIREAKLLEDEKEFTRAFNVYAQSESHTTDESSLIKIKAKKAWCLYAVGNPKETESLFQDIIKNYPSHPLSITVYSRYLIKLKKFKSAKVLLQKSITYFPSYLENYLLLASLLKDMERSEEAIKVLKKALSQEHLSNGRGIDRKDIWAELGSLYFSRGDFNSALASLKKSLKMVEPEEFLDYDLLALCYLEAEDPENALTSIRTHIQFCKEIDPETLIILARAHCRLGKLEEAANNLIQAYSIEDSLYLKAADFIDFAPLLRNGFFTTLENIEWEEP, from the coding sequence ATGAGTTCTTTTTTTTCCCTGATCCGTGAAGCAAAACTCCTGGAAGATGAAAAGGAATTCACTCGAGCATTTAATGTTTATGCACAGAGTGAGTCACATACAACCGACGAATCTTCTCTTATCAAAATCAAAGCCAAAAAAGCCTGGTGTTTGTATGCCGTAGGGAACCCCAAAGAAACAGAATCACTCTTTCAAGACATCATCAAAAATTATCCATCTCATCCACTCAGTATCACCGTATACTCGCGTTATCTGATCAAATTGAAAAAATTTAAATCAGCAAAAGTTTTACTACAAAAAAGTATTACGTATTTTCCATCTTATCTAGAAAACTATCTACTACTAGCTTCTCTCTTGAAAGATATGGAACGTTCGGAAGAAGCAATCAAAGTTTTAAAGAAAGCTCTTTCCCAAGAACACTTAAGTAATGGCCGAGGGATTGATCGTAAAGACATTTGGGCAGAACTTGGGTCTTTATATTTTTCTCGCGGTGATTTTAATTCGGCACTTGCTTCTTTAAAAAAATCGCTTAAAATGGTGGAACCAGAAGAGTTCCTTGATTATGATCTTTTAGCTCTCTGTTATTTGGAAGCGGAAGATCCTGAAAACGCACTTACTTCCATCCGTACACATATCCAGTTCTGTAAAGAGATTGATCCGGAAACGCTAATCATCTTAGCTCGAGCCCATTGCCGACTGGGTAAGTTGGAAGAGGCTGCGAACAATCTCATCCAAGCTTATTCCATCGAAGATTCTTTATACTTAAAAGCAGCCGATTTTATCGACTTTGCACCACTACTTAGAAATGGTTTTTTTACAACCTTGGAGAATATTGAATGGGAAGAACCATAA